TGTCCGGTCCCCCGGGATATTGATAGGCTCAAGTTACAAGAAGATTGGGAGAAATTCGAGAATAGGCTTAGAGCAGCCACGTTTTTCTTTAATAATCGTGATATTAATAATGGTCCGACTGTAGAAGAAGGGAAGCCTGTCTTCCCTACAGTTAAAAAAGTTTCGTCATGGAAAGCCcctttttccaaatttccagAAGTTGAGTTGTTTCTCGAATCGGTCAAGAAAGAGCTATTCGATCCCACTAACGTCTCTACTGTCCATGACAATCTTTCTGTAGGTGAGAGAAGGGCCTTCTCTCGACTTAAAAACCTAGATGAGCAAGCTATTAGAATTCAAGACAAGGGCTCCAAATTTGTTATTCTGGATAAAACAGAATATTCATCTAAAATGCTTGGCCAGTTGGAAAACCCACTCCACTATAAAAAACTTGATTTCGATCCTAGTGCCAACTATGCTAATACCATTTTAGAGTGGAGTAACAAATGGCTACAGAAAGGGCAAATCGACCAAAATATTGCTAATTGGGTTGTTAATAACAAAGCCAAACCGGGCAAAGCCTTTGGGACTATAAAGACGCACAAGGAAGGGAACCCGCTTAGGTTAATTACTTCTTGTCGTGGGACAGCAATTGAAAACCTTTCTGCATTTACCGAATTTTATCTCAAGCCATTAGCCCAAAAACTGCCTTCATTTGTCAAAGATACTACCCACTTACTGCAAAAAATTGAAGATCTCAACAAGACTGGACCATTTCCCGAAGGTACCCTTCTTGTTTCCTGGGACGTTGTGTCAATGTTCCCCAATATTGACAACAAATTGGGAATAAAAGCTGTCACAAATGCTCTTAATTCACGAGAATTCCAAATTCCGTCAACTGAATGTATCGTTGAAGCTGTGAAGATCTGCTTAGAGCACAACAATTCCCACTTTCAGGATCAACAATTTTTGCAAACTCATGGCACCGCAATGGGCCCTAAGAACGCGTGTAGTTACGCTGATTTGGCAATGGGAATTATCGATCAAAAGGCCAAATCTGGGGAGACCAAACCTAAATTATGGTGGAGATATCGAGACGACATTTTCGATCTTTGGACCCAGGGTACCACCAAGCTGAAGGATTTTACCGAATTCATTAATTCACTGTACCCCACCATCAAATTTACCATGGTATCATCCGAAATTTCACTCAATGTTTTGGATCTCACCCTCCTTTTAGTTGATGGGTTTATTCAGACTGATATCTATTCCAAACCTACGGACCATCACATCTACTTATTGCGTAACAGTGCCCATCCATCTCATTGTACCAGGGCTATCCCGTTCGGAGTTGCTACAAGAGTTCGCAGAAATTGTTCCACAATTGAAAAGTTTGAAGAACGTAGCAAGGAATATCAAAATTATCTAGTAGATCGTGGTTACCACCCTTCTAAAGTTAAAACACAATTTGATAAGGCCAAAGATACACCCAGGGAGGACCTTCTTTCACCTAAAGAACGAGAGAAAAAGGTTATTTTTCCCCTTGTGGTCAATTTTAACCCTCATTTGCCCAACATTGGTAAAATCATTAAGTCGTATAGCCATTTAATTTATGATTCACCGACATTAGCACAGATTTTTCCCAAAGGGTCAATCATTCCATCTTATAGAAGGGCCAAAACCATCAAAGAGCTCCTAGCGGGACCCAAGGGATCTAATTATACTAACAACGACCATTCTGCTAcaggttgttttaaatgtagcaaaaaatgtgatttatgtaaGAACTTTTTAAAGGAGGATAAGATTTTTTACAGCGCTCGTACAGATCGTTATTACACTATTAGGCAACATCTTGGTTGCAAATCTAAAAACGtgatttatttggccacttgcaagaagtgtaaggttcagtatgtgggttcaacatccaatgaattcaaagtcaggtttcggaatcacaaatcggctatgcttACTAACAAGACTACGTGCGAATTAGCCGTGCATTTCAATAGGGTTGAACACCAGATGtctgactttgaattcattgttatcgagaaaattgttaatgaatgtgaagatcacattgataggcgtttactcacaagggaagctttttggtgctcccagttgtgtactcttcacccccacggccttaacaaacgatcagagttcaactctaagaatagaattaggtttagccaataagttttaatttttaGCCATGCATCtttagccattttttagccattttcatttattatcttccccaaaacattttttccattcaattcttcataactttagatataatactttaaaaaatttttttttactgtgatAGTTAGCTCCCATAATTAACTCTATATTGTTCACTTCATCTACTATTGTGTAAGTGGTTTTTCTGTCTATAAGCTGGCCTATTTTGTCACCTACTCATTAgcgcttgtttgtaaatttcgtgtaattaagcaatctgtttTTTTCGTCATTGTCACTTCTTCACAtatataagatcttgaaaccgactcagttcctgccaagtattttttagtttttagcttattgtgaacactgaggaagcccgaagggcgaaacgtttgttctttacattaaacatg
The genomic region above belongs to Montipora capricornis isolate CH-2021 chromosome 8, ASM3666992v2, whole genome shotgun sequence and contains:
- the LOC138013822 gene encoding uncharacterized protein, with the translated sequence MESKKRFSKKVRIDRKRIFFSSARRVSSTRRVTSSLGNEKFFPINLSSRELDPYEKLLLSKGPSFCPVPRDIDRLKLQEDWEKFENRLRAATFFFNNRDINNGPTVEEGKPVFPTVKKVSSWKAPFSKFPEVELFLESVKKELFDPTNVSTVHDNLSVGERRAFSRLKNLDEQAIRIQDKGSKFVILDKTEYSSKMLGQLENPLHYKKLDFDPSANYANTILEWSNKWLQKGQIDQNIANWVVNNKAKPGKAFGTIKTHKEGNPLRLITSCRGTAIENLSAFTEFYLKPLAQKLPSFVKDTTHLLQKIEDLNKTGPFPEGTLLVSWDVVSMFPNIDNKLGIKAVTNALNSREFQIPSTECIVEAVKICLEHNNSHFQDQQFLQTHGTAMGPKNACSYADLAMGIIDQKAKSGETKPKLWWRYRDDIFDLWTQGTTKLKDFTEFINSLYPTIKFTMVSSEISLNVLDLTLLLVDGFIQTDIYSKPTDHHIYLLRNSAHPSHCTRAIPFGVATRVRRNCSTIEKFEERSKEYQNYLVDRGYHPSKVKTQFDKAKDTPREDLLSPKEREKKVIFPLVVNFNPHLPNIGKIIKSYSHLIYDSPTLAQIFPKGSIIPSYRRAKTIKELLAGPKGSNYTNNDHSATGCFKCSKKCDLCKNFLKEDKIFYSARTDRYYTIRQHLGCKSKNVIYLATCKKCKVQPYCLRSGERVPVRFVPKTKRFADFCTIKYQDQL